The genomic DNA GTATAAGGCGCATgcatcacgtaattttttttaattacattcaaaattaaatatattattcctAACACTGATAAACTCGACATGCAATTAACTGATAATTACACATTACCCTCACCCAAAAATACACGggatttttacaaataaataaattttatgcaGTCGTGGGAGAGTCACTGAAGGacggggggggagagagagatgaactctctctctctcactctctctctctctctctctctctctctctctctctctctctctctcttagcagcCAACAAATCCAACTATCAAATGAGTGAcctagaagaaaatatatatgatattgccttgagaaccatctctctctctctctctcatatcttgccATGGGAGTATAATGacctagagagaagagagagagagagagagagagagagagagagagatgagcaacgAATTAGCTCAGCCCTCTACGTCCTCAAGGACgctcaacagcaacaacagcacgGACAAGCAACACCAAGTGTCTCCATCCACTTGAGCACCCGTTCTAACACTTGGAGTAATGATACGCACAAATGGCAAAACACACAAACAGGCACAAACAAACTtacaatcaataaatatatatatatatatatactatatactataaatatatatatatatatatatatatatatatatatatatatatatacaaaacacagtagatgcacgagACCTCATgagcattgtcgaggcacaaaaaaaaaaaaaaaaaaaagaaaaaaaaaaaaaaaaatgtcaataatgGACGACAGCGCCCGTCACGAATTCCTGCCTGTAGGGACAGGGTGTACTAGGTGCTGAcggttttaacttttatttccaagccattgatgatggcttgaaaaataaaaaagtcgaaAACCGGTCATGTCAGGATCTACACCCCGTCCTTTATTTTAGACGTgtgatgtgtgatatatatatctatatatattatatatatatatatatatatatatctatatatatatataaataaaatgtaagctTGTAAATATAAACATAGGTATACCAAATCACAGACAACAGAACAAGTTTCCAAAcataaaacaaacagacaaaacccacgaaactttaaaaaaaaaataataaaataaaaaaaaaagtccttcaaTTCACGAACCTTTAGCAAGACCACGTAAATGAGAAACAATTTACAAAAGTAACAATTCGCAAAGTAATACTGACCCCAATCCATTACCAAGTTCTTTGactcatttaacttttctctcccATCCAGGGCCAAACTGAGCACCCATTCCAGATCTGAAGAGGGGTCCATACATTCCAGTTTTTACAGGCTGGAATAGCCTTCTCGTCTTCCGTCTCGCGGAGTTCCGGAATGGGAGACCATAACTCTCTCTAGCGGGAATCcgtgagttgttgttgttgttgttgttgttcctcctcctcctcctcctccctcctcctcctcctcctcctgcttccaTTTTCCACAATGAATATTGTCCGCTGGCTCATAAAGCCCGATAAATCCTTCCAAATCTTTCTTCTCTTGTTTCCCCCCTTAATGGACGCAATTCGCGGAGGAAGTGGCCGGCTGCTGTTCTTCAGATCCGTATCCGATGTTCCAAGGGAATCGGATATCCCCAGAGTTCGCGTCCACCTCAAGTTCTTGTTCGATTTTTAAGcgaggtcatctctctctctctctctctctctctctctctctctcagagcacaATACTCCCAaggcaatatacatatatgagagagagagagagagagagagagagagagagagagagagacctccaagaaaaaatatatgtttattgtgtaaattgtaatctatatattatatatattatattatattatcgatgtgtgtgtgtatgtgtgtgtgtatatatatatatatatatatatatatatatataatatatatatatatatatatatatatacatatagatatatatatgttttgtgtggcgagagagagagagagagagagagagagagagagagagagagacttcccaaGGCAAGAATCTTTCTGTTTACTCACTGTGCATGCAGGGggcaaaatttatcattataagtaactacacctgaaaaaaaaaattgactctgGACAAGATAAGATAAGCGTAGGCAGAGCTTAGAGCTGAAGTGCTGCTTTTACAGGTGGCTATAAGtcgccccgccccccccaaaaccccgTGTCAATTTCATGACAGGTTTATGATCGGTGATGGTGATAAAAATCAGGAAGGCTTAATCAGTGTAAACATAAACACCTTGatatagatttttaaaatttgatctgtatttttgtgttttttagacGCTTAAAGACAAGATACTCGGTAAAAGATTTTGTCTATAGATTTGTGTTACATTTGAACTTTTATTTAATCTTTGTGTTGAACCTAATTTCATAAAGATGAggctgaggaaaaaaaaactacaatcaatggattttttcttttcattcatttctctcaTAGGAACTCGTTTGATCATTAAAACAATCAAATGTTTTCGAATAAATCCTGGCTCAGctttccctctttttgatgacttgatttttattttaaaaattattttaaaagatcgcctaaaaataggacaatgaatgtaacataaaatgttttaaaaaatgtataaatttttgTAATCATGATGTGAAAAAGTAAATCGATTATGCTGCGACATAACAGTTGCTACCAAGTGAAGGAAATGTGGCTGACTACCAAATTACCAACAATAACAATGATCAGTATGATGACGCTAACAATACGAAATTACAATAACATCCTGACATAAGTCAGGCAGACGAATGATTTGCAAGCGGCTGCAACTATCACGTGTTTAATTTGCATCAAATTAACATGTAAACATATTTACCAAAGAATGATTGTTCCTATAACTCAAATACAAGGCTGATTCTGATCAGGGTCTCAGAGTGGTATCATTTTCATTCAAACTATTACACAGACGTAGTTGAAACGTTCACCTGATGTTTGAGGACTGATCAAGTTTAAATATCTATTTGCAAAGAGACCAATAACTGGGTTTGTGGTATTGTTAACTACCATGAACACTAAAGTGTATCAACTGCTTCAGTTCATAATGGTACACTAAATAGGCTTTGGGTTCCGAAGATAATGCTTGTAAGAGTTTTGTGTCAAAGGCTACTTGTCAGTTCTGCACTGAATGCTTTACTTGATAATGATTACTTTTATCACAACTTTAGAACACATagtttcacttaaaaaaaactttacgacTGGAGTGAGGTGAAGAGTAAAACCCTTGGACGCTTGTTCCAGTCATTAGCTATCACATTACAGATCCTATATTACTACTACTTTGACACTGATGGCAAAAACAACTCTAAACATTGGTCAATCATCAGCCCATAGAGCAATTAGCTGCTTAGTTACAGGGTATAACATTTCTCCCGTGAATTTAAAgtctttgtaaaaacaaaaacagtacaTCTGAGACAGCCCGAGTTCTGGCCACCAGCTGCATGACGTACCATGACCTTTACACCAGGCAAGCGCCCTGGAAAGTTACTTGTAAAACGCCCATATGATTTCACTATTCCTGCAAGCAAGAAGTTTTGCAGTGCTTCAAGTAGCTAGCTTATGCCTCATCAAATACCGACGCTCCATCACAGTGCTCTGGAAATACTTCATCGTCAAAGTCCGCTGAGACTCGGCAGCACAGAATGGACAGCAAATCCTCGCGAAATACAGGGTCACCCCTTGGAAGGGGCTGCCATGGAATTTGATGTTCAGACTCTGCTCCTCGCCCTTCTTGTGTATAGATATGTGGTAATGCCTGAAGTAACAGAAGTAGAGCTTCCCGCCTGTTATTGGAACGAATATTCGCAGAGTATAGAGAAGGAGCCTCTTGATCCACATGCTGTAGTAAGAACAGCTGCTGACGATTGCAGTGTAAGCGCACCAGAGTTTGTACCACGTGTCGCATCCGTTCTCCCACCGGTCGAACGTGATGATTTTGGGATGCAGGACGCTGGTTCCTAACAGGTACTCCTTCCAAGCATTGACACACAGGCTCCCCTTCGCTTTGGGTCTGAACTCCGTTTGGCCGCTGGGCACTCTGAATGCCTTGTTCGCCCTACCATTTTTACTCTTTGAACTTTTAGGTAAATAAGAAGAACTTCTGCCGACGCTACATTTTTCACTTGTGTGCTCCCTGTCCTGAGGGAGGACAGAACTCTGTACCTGTGAGCTAGGGGGCTTCCTGAGCACAACGACCCTCCTCCCAGTTGACTCCCCAGATTCTTGGTCTGCTTTTCTGCTCTGACTGGACCCACATCCAGAATCGACTGCTCCCGGACGCCCTTCTTCACCAGGGTCCTGGGTACGCTCTCCGTGGTGAACGTTCTGGATAAGAAACTGCTCTGGTTGAGCCAAGGCCTGCATCTTCAGTTTTCGTTTCTGTTGGAAGAAACTGACTCTTACCATTGTGTTCTTATTCGCCTGTTGCTCTTAACAATAATGATGCAACAATAACAATCAGTGGACTTCACTGGCAATACGGTTTTATCAAATTCACCAAGTGCATATATAAGAACACATGATGGAACAGCTTTTAATTATGAAACATTGCTTCATCATGTGTCACTTATCTGCAGTTTATTACACAAGTGGagtgtttttaaatgaaaaactgtaCTCCATCTTGCAAATATTATGATTTCTAAATTTAAATCACCAGTGAAGCAACTATGGATGATTTAAAGCTACGAAATAGCTGACTTGATGTCTGTCTTTACTTTAAATTACATTATgactatataaaaaattttaaaaaagcagACGGAAGGAGAAACATCACGTGAAATGAAACAAGAACACGTGATTATCAAAGAATGAAATAAGAATAGTTTTAGCATCAAACAGAACATAAATTGTAGGCTATGGGAACAGGAATGAATGCACGGGGGAAAATAATGAAAGCTGAAGCTCCAAGTCCTGTAAAAAGGGATTAAGCGCAGTTAGTGAATGAGAATGGAAAAAATCGCCAGAAAATACCTGACTAACGACTAACGGGTTTTGGACGGCTGAAAAAAACCCCGAAGTAAAAGAGCTGACAAAAATTAACCTCGTTCGGGGCTAGAAACGTTAATGGATTCTCTCCCTCACCAGCGGGGACGAAAATAGCCTCAAAGAAAGAACACAGTTATCCCTGAATAAAAGAGAGCCAATTTCTGGTCGTAATTGCGAGAGTTTAAGAGTGATCACTATCCCAATCAAGTTAGGCATAACGTGACAGAAGAATGCTGTGATAAGGCGTGTGTTTGTTTTCAAGGTCATTTGGGATCTAACCACAATGCATCAAGATAAAAGGGACGTTGATGCGAAACAGGCGTTTACGCAAatcgccatttaaaaaaaaaaaagtgacagaaacGGGCTTCCACTGAAATCATAATGGGAGGAAATCTCGCACTGATAACTACtcatttctcagagagagagagagagagagattacagcagGGGAGATGACGATCTAAACTTACAACTAATGTAGCGAGAAACCGCAAGATTGGAACATCACTTACTCTTCTTAAGAAGTTAAGAGTTTCGTCATCTgaagacgaaaaataaaaccgGGTGGTATTAAAATCCCCTGAAGAGTATAATCAACCAACCTCACTCGGCCTCGTCGACAAATACACTGGCAGATACGTAATGCACAGTTTATACTCCCATCTCCTCCACTGTCTTGATAAAGTTGCTGTCGGAGACCGCTGCTCGTCCCACGTGAATTTTCCTCTACAAAGTTATCAGTGCGA from Macrobrachium nipponense isolate FS-2020 chromosome 43, ASM1510439v2, whole genome shotgun sequence includes the following:
- the LOC135213986 gene encoding uncharacterized protein LOC135213986 isoform X1 codes for the protein MVSLHYLDLKRKLKMQALAQPEQFLIQNVHHGERTQDPGEEGRPGAVDSGCGSSQSRKADQESGESTGRRVVVLRKPPSSQVQSSVLPQDREHTSEKCSVGRSSSYLPKSSKSKNGRANKAFRVPSGQTEFRPKAKGSLCVNAWKEYLLGTSVLHPKIITFDRWENGCDTWYKLWCAYTAIVSSCSYYSMWIKRLLLYTLRIFVPITGGKLYFCYFRHYHISIHKKGEEQSLNIKFHGSPFQGVTLYFARICCPFCAAESQRTLTMKYFQSTVMERRYLMRHKLAT
- the LOC135213986 gene encoding uncharacterized protein LOC135213986 isoform X2, whose protein sequence is MQALAQPEQFLIQNVHHGERTQDPGEEGRPGAVDSGCGSSQSRKADQESGESTGRRVVVLRKPPSSQVQSSVLPQDREHTSEKCSVGRSSSYLPKSSKSKNGRANKAFRVPSGQTEFRPKAKGSLCVNAWKEYLLGTSVLHPKIITFDRWENGCDTWYKLWCAYTAIVSSCSYYSMWIKRLLLYTLRIFVPITGGKLYFCYFRHYHISIHKKGEEQSLNIKFHGSPFQGVTLYFARICCPFCAAESQRTLTMKYFQSTVMERRYLMRHKLAT